A genomic segment from Nicotiana sylvestris chromosome 1, ASM39365v2, whole genome shotgun sequence encodes:
- the LOC104221770 gene encoding multisubstrate pseudouridine synthase 7: protein MLKTLCSKLRSHHQLLTKTLQQVLGHPKILIPYYSFLDQNLLPVTMMKTMDESDVGISCYISKLPGFRGILKQRYSDFIVNEVDLDGNVVHLTSLEAPAEVCSEDKDVNLSDQLNKSYATEIESFRSLAGNSDADKLKGLIDKLNSGVDVSDESVVLSPSSDKLHRTAIHNFFKERLKFLVTDAVDGPEDSSKCVRVRLNKGGNNGRGRFSRKRKDRNDKPYDSRGSDSWPEHLGKFLRFHLFKENKDTQEALNIIAKMLGVQPRSFGFAGTKDKRAVSTQRVTVFKQRASRVAALNERLIGIKVGDFCHVKEGLLLGQLYGNRFTITLRGVSADSEDIIKASAVALGEHGFINYFGLQRFGSSSVPTHLIGAALLRGEWKAAVSLILDPREGEKNAISTVREYYKESGDIDGTLRQLPRHLVAERAILQCLKKSPGNCLQALKGIPRTLRMMYVHSYQSYLWNHAASMRVQKHGFDQVVLGDLVYSKEQPKEKETFVAECEDVNGNDMDDYSNLDETSETDLPEEKNISVKAINEEDLISGTYTIEDVLLPLPGSRVIYPSNDIGEVYCDLAQKDGISLSETAHKIKEFSITNMTGAYRRVFQKPKDFEWELLSYTDGTIPLGETDFDAIAKSVKKSKVREEKSTNGSEELAADYGTSSAISEGGDMLPGKGCEEKINSEAMQSEESPSGGNAQESQMALKLSFTLPASCYATMAVRELLKTSTSVAFHKSLND, encoded by the exons ATGCTAAAAACCCTTTGTTCCAAACTCCGGAGTCATCATCAGCTACTAACAAAAACCCTGCAACAAGTTCTTGGTCACCCTAAAATTCTAATACCCTACTACAGCTTTCTTGATCAGAATCTTTTGCCTGTTACCATGATGAAAACAATGGATGAATCCGATGTGGGCATCTCCTGCTACATTTCCAAGCTCCCTGGCTTTCGTGGCATACTCAAACAAag GTACTCTGACTTCATTGTAAATGAAGTGGACTTAGATGGAAATGTTGTTCATTTGACTTCATTGGAGGCTCCAGCGGAGGTG TGTTCAGAGGACAAGGACGTAAATTTATCTGATCAACTGAACAAAAGTTATGCGACTGAGATAGAATCTTTCAGATCTCTCGCTGGCAATTCTGATGCTGACAAGCTTAAGGGTCTTATTGATAAACTTAATTCTGGAGTCGATGTCAGTGATGAATCCGTCGTCCTTTCACCAAGTTCAGATAAATTGCATCGTACT GCAATTCATAATTTTTTCAAGGAAAGATTAAAATTCCTTGTAACAGATGCTGTTGATGGACCGGAGGACTCATCAAAGTGTGTTCGTGTGAGATTGAATAAGGGAGGGAATAATGGGAGGGGTAGATTCTCTAGGAAAAGGAAAGACCGAAATGATAAACCTTATGACAGTAGAGGTTCAGACAGTTGGCCAGAACATCTTGGCAAGTTCCTTAG GTTTCATCTTTTCAAGGAGAACAAGGATACACAGGAAGCTTTAAACATTATAGCAAAGATGCTCGGCGTTCAG CCTAGGTCCTTTGGATTTGCTGGTACTAAAGACAAGCGTGCTGTATCAACCCAGAGG GTTACTGTTTTCAAGCAACGAGCAAGTAGAGTAGCAGCTCTCAACGAAAGATTGATTGGAATCAAAGTTGGTGACTTTTG CCATGTTAAAGAAGGGCTTCTGCTTGGGCAGCTTTATGGGAACCGATTTACTATAACACTTCG GGGAGTGTCAGCAGATTCTGAGGATATAATTAAAGCATCAGCAGTTGCCCTAGGAGAGCATGGATTTATAAACTATTTTGGTTTACAG CGGTTTGGCAGCAGTTCTGTGCCAACCCATCTGATTGGAGCTGCGTTATTGCGTGGAGAGTGGAAAGCTGCTGTCAGCTTGATTCTTGATCCAAGAGAAGGGG AGAAGAATGCCATCAGTACAGTAAGGGAGTATTACAAggaaagtggtgacattgatgggACTCTAAGGCAGTTACCTCGACATCTGGTTGCTGAAAGGGCGATT TTGCAGTGCCTGAAAAAATCTCCTGGAAACTGTCTACAAGCTCTGAAGGGGATACCCAGGACTCTCCGAATGAT GTATGTACATAGCTATCAAAGTTATCTTTGGAACCATGCAGCAAGCATGAGAGTGCAAAAACATG GGTTTGACCAAGTTGTGTTGGGAGATCTGGTTTATTCAAAGGAACAACCTAAAGAGAAAGAAACTTTTGTTGCTGAATGTGAAGACGTGAATGGCAACGACATGGATGATTATAGTAATCTGGATGAGACCTCAGAGACTGATCTTCCTGAAGAAAAAAATATATCAGTCAAG GCTATAAATGAAGAAGACCTTATATCCGGTACATATACCATCGAAGATGTACTTCTACCTTTGCCTGG ATCTAGAGTTATTTATCCGTCAAATGACATTGGGGAAGTTTACTGTGACTTGGCACAGAAG GATGGTATCAGCTTGTCAGAGACTGCGCATAAGATCAA GGAATTCTCCATAACTAATATGACCGGAGCTTACAGACGTGTATTTCAAAAGCCGAAGGATTTTGAATG GGAATTGCTTAGTTACACTGATGGAACTATACCTCTAGGGGAGACAGATTTTGATGCCATTGCCAAGTCAGTAAAGAAAAGCAAGGTCAGAGAGGAGAAGTCGACCAATGGAAGCGAGGAACTTGCTGCTGACTATGGTACATCTTCAGCAATATCTGAAGGTGGTGACATGCTTCCAGGAAAAGGTTGTGAGGAAAAGATTAACAGTGAAGCGATGCAATCAGAGGAATCTCCTAGTGGTGGTAATGCTCAGGAGAGCCAGATGGCTCTCAAGCTGAGCTTTACACTACCAGCTTCTTGCTATGCAACTATGGCTGTGAGGGAGCTGCTGAAAACATCCACTTCT GTTGCATTTCACAAGTCTCTAAATGACTAA
- the LOC104221816 gene encoding uncharacterized protein, with product MKAYAIALIVCGSVAALVLILCCLCKGGRKKKSQPATRNVTGFAPPPPPLQANRDVEKGEITPKSTAVTKDGGMVILGATAATVATAAVITSAYSGGGGGGTSGSGGGGGCGSGGGGCGGGGGCGGCGG from the coding sequence ATGAAAGCATATGCTATTGCACTCATAGTTTGTGGCTCAGTAGCAGCTCTAGTTTTGATTTTGTGTTGTCTTTGCAAAGGTGGCCGAAAGAAAAAGAGCCAACCTGCGACTCGGAATGTGACTGGTTTTGCTCCCCCTCCTCCGCCTTTACAAGCAAACCGCGATGTTGAAAAGGGTGAAATTACGCCCAAGAGCACAGCAGTTACAAAAGATGGTGGAATGGTTATTTTAGGAGCTACTGCTGCAACTGTGGCCACGGCTGCTGTTATAACTAGTGCTTACAGTGGTGGTGGTGGCGGAGGGACGAGTGGTTCGGGCGGAGGTGGTGGCTGTGGCAGCGGAGGTGGTGGCTGTGGAGGTGGAGGTGGATGTGGAGGCTGTGGAGGTTAA